The Streptomyces sp. Alt3 genome has a segment encoding these proteins:
- the typA gene encoding translational GTPase TypA, with translation MPTRHDIRNVAIVAHVDHGKTTLVDAMLKQAGAFAAHAAENLDERMMDSNDLEREKGITILAKNTAVKYHPKDGGDPITINIIDTPGHADFGGEVERGLSMVDAVVLLVDASEGPLPQTRFVLRKALTAKLPVILCINKTDRPDSRIAEVIDETYDLFLDLDADEDQIEFPIVYACARDGVASLTKPEDGTVPPDSDSLEPFFSTILSTVPAPEYDEAAPLQAHVTNLDADNFLGRIALCRVEQGELRKGQTVAWIKRDGTIANVRITELLMTEALTRKPAEKAGPGDICAIAGIPDIMIGETLADPENPIALPLITVDEPAISMTIGANTSPLVGKGGKGHKVTARQIKDRLDRELIGNVSLRVLDTERPDAWEVQGRGELALAILVEQMRREGFELTVGKPEVVTKQVDGKTHEPIERMTIDSPEEHLGAITQLMATRKGRMETMTNHGSGWVRMEWIVPSRGLIGFRTEFLTQTRGTGIAHSLFEGHEPWFGDLRTRHNGSLVADRAGTVTPFAMVNLQERGVIFTEAGTEVYEGMIIGENSRADDMDVNITKEKKLTNMRAASADTTENVVPARKLSLEQSLEFCRDDECIEVTPETVRIRKVVLDQKQRGRTASRAKNG, from the coding sequence ATGCCCACGCGCCACGACATCCGTAACGTAGCCATCGTCGCCCACGTCGACCACGGCAAGACCACGCTGGTCGACGCCATGCTCAAGCAGGCCGGCGCCTTCGCCGCGCACGCCGCCGAGAACCTCGACGAACGCATGATGGACTCGAACGACCTGGAGCGTGAGAAGGGCATCACGATCCTCGCCAAGAACACGGCGGTGAAGTATCACCCCAAGGACGGCGGGGACCCGATCACGATCAACATCATCGACACCCCCGGCCACGCCGACTTCGGCGGCGAGGTCGAGCGCGGTCTGTCGATGGTGGACGCGGTCGTCCTGCTCGTCGACGCCTCCGAGGGGCCGCTGCCCCAGACCCGCTTCGTCCTGCGCAAGGCTCTGACGGCCAAGCTGCCGGTCATCCTCTGCATCAACAAGACGGACCGTCCGGACTCTCGTATCGCCGAGGTCATCGACGAGACGTACGACCTCTTCCTGGACCTGGACGCCGACGAGGACCAGATCGAGTTCCCGATCGTCTACGCCTGCGCCCGTGACGGCGTCGCGTCGCTGACCAAGCCCGAGGACGGCACCGTCCCGCCGGACAGCGACAGCCTGGAGCCGTTCTTCTCCACCATCCTCTCCACGGTCCCGGCCCCGGAGTACGACGAGGCCGCCCCGCTGCAGGCCCACGTCACCAACCTGGACGCGGACAACTTCCTCGGCCGTATCGCGCTGTGCCGTGTCGAGCAGGGCGAGCTGCGCAAGGGCCAGACGGTCGCGTGGATCAAGCGCGACGGCACGATCGCCAACGTGCGCATCACCGAGCTCCTGATGACCGAGGCGCTCACCCGCAAGCCGGCCGAGAAGGCGGGCCCGGGTGACATCTGCGCGATCGCCGGTATCCCGGACATCATGATCGGCGAGACGCTGGCCGACCCCGAGAACCCGATCGCGCTGCCGCTGATCACGGTCGACGAGCCGGCCATCTCGATGACCATCGGTGCGAACACCTCGCCGCTCGTCGGCAAGGGCGGCAAGGGCCACAAGGTCACGGCGCGCCAGATCAAGGACCGCCTCGACCGCGAGCTCATCGGTAACGTCTCGCTCCGCGTCCTGGACACCGAGCGTCCGGACGCCTGGGAGGTCCAGGGCCGTGGTGAGCTCGCGCTGGCCATTCTGGTCGAGCAGATGCGCCGTGAGGGCTTCGAGCTGACCGTCGGCAAGCCCGAGGTCGTCACCAAGCAGGTCGACGGCAAGACGCACGAGCCGATCGAGCGCATGACGATCGACTCGCCGGAGGAGCACCTCGGCGCCATCACGCAGCTGATGGCGACCCGCAAGGGCCGCATGGAGACCATGACGAACCACGGTTCGGGCTGGGTCCGCATGGAGTGGATCGTCCCGTCCCGCGGCCTCATCGGCTTCCGTACGGAGTTCCTGACGCAGACCCGCGGCACGGGCATCGCACACTCGCTCTTCGAGGGCCACGAGCCGTGGTTCGGCGACCTGCGCACCCGTCACAACGGTTCCCTGGTCGCGGACCGCGCGGGCACGGTGACGCCGTTCGCGATGGTCAACCTCCAGGAGCGCGGTGTCATCTTCACCGAGGCCGGCACCGAGGTCTACGAGGGCATGATCATCGGCGAGAACTCCCGCGCCGACGACATGGACGTGAACATCACCAAGGAGAAGAAGCTCACCAACATGCGTGCGGCGTCCGCGGACACCACGGAGAACGTGGTTCCCGCCCGCAAGCTGTCGCTGGAGCAGTCCCTGGAGTTCTGCCGCGACGACGAGTGCATCGAGGTGACCCCGGAGACCGTGCGCATCCGCAAGGTCGTCCTGGACCAGAAGCAGCGCGGCCGCACGGCCTCGCGTGCGAAGAACGGCTGA
- a CDS encoding ABC transporter family substrate-binding protein produces the protein MSHVGVPRAAARKRRSVALLATGVLTIPVLAGCTSDSEGPTSVAAPQDIAPASRDRVTDGSTLNWAIDSVPATLNAFQADADSATTRITGALLPSLFPMDAKGEPRLNPDYLESAKVIEQEPKQVVLYKLNQQAVWSDGREIGAPDFVAQWRALSGKDSAFWTARNAGYERIEKIERGKDDLQVRVTFSKPYADWRSLFSPLYPKEVTGSPGTFNDGARTTLKNTAGPFRLRSVNKPEGTVVLDRNPRWWGDEAKLESLVFRAVEPGKRTEALTEGTVDVADIDTATANSIAMAARYRGGNGQPPAHGPGAGITPAAALRSWALAHGSDEDAAETAQAAREETREAVEVYAAEQKSLRGFAVRKSLEPSYTQLALNGESGPLSDDRVRRAIARTLDRQELADAVLKPLGLPAKPPGSHLALAGQPGYKDGSGALGERDTKEAQALLADAGWTPGGAVRSTEDTKAGSEAEKKDEEKKDEEKKDEEKKPAGEKSEKAADEKAEDAEKDDKASREEGAYTVGDDKPGSRSSGGSEVTAQDKQPGGAAGAYAPAGTAAPAPAAVKDRLGKGGKPLSLRFVLPSGPGSQSLRTVGERIVAMLDSIGISTQVTKVADDSYFKDHIASGDYDLALYSWPATAYPATDGRPIFAKPEPATDGSLLVAQNYTRVGSDHIDQLFDRAVAELDANASRDLLKQADARIWAAAGSIPLYQRPQLVAVDKKLANIGAFGFAAPRYEDIGFTGRQAAGSPANGKK, from the coding sequence ATGTCCCACGTCGGCGTCCCACGCGCGGCGGCCCGAAAGCGCCGCTCGGTCGCGCTCCTGGCGACAGGCGTGCTCACGATCCCGGTGCTGGCGGGCTGCACCTCGGACAGCGAGGGCCCCACCTCGGTGGCCGCCCCCCAGGACATCGCCCCGGCCTCCCGGGACCGGGTGACCGACGGATCGACCCTGAACTGGGCGATCGACTCGGTCCCCGCCACCCTCAACGCCTTCCAGGCCGACGCCGACAGCGCGACCACGCGGATCACCGGCGCCCTGCTGCCCTCGCTGTTCCCCATGGACGCCAAGGGCGAGCCCCGGCTCAACCCCGACTACCTGGAGTCGGCGAAGGTCATCGAGCAGGAACCCAAGCAGGTCGTCCTCTACAAGCTCAACCAGCAGGCGGTGTGGAGCGACGGCCGGGAGATCGGCGCCCCCGACTTCGTCGCCCAGTGGCGCGCGCTGAGCGGCAAGGACTCCGCCTTCTGGACGGCCCGCAACGCCGGTTACGAGCGGATCGAGAAGATCGAACGCGGCAAGGACGACCTCCAGGTCCGGGTCACCTTCTCGAAGCCGTACGCCGACTGGCGCTCGCTGTTCTCGCCGCTGTACCCGAAGGAGGTGACCGGGTCCCCCGGCACCTTCAACGACGGCGCCCGGACGACCCTGAAGAACACCGCGGGGCCGTTCCGCCTCCGCAGTGTGAACAAGCCCGAGGGGACGGTGGTACTCGACCGGAACCCGCGCTGGTGGGGCGACGAGGCCAAGCTCGAGTCCCTGGTCTTCCGCGCCGTCGAACCCGGCAAGCGCACCGAAGCGCTGACCGAGGGCACGGTGGACGTCGCCGACATCGACACGGCGACCGCGAACAGCATCGCCATGGCGGCCCGCTACCGGGGCGGGAACGGTCAGCCGCCCGCCCACGGCCCGGGAGCCGGCATCACCCCGGCCGCGGCCCTGCGCTCCTGGGCGCTGGCCCACGGCTCGGACGAGGACGCCGCCGAGACGGCGCAGGCCGCCCGCGAGGAGACCCGGGAGGCCGTCGAGGTGTACGCCGCCGAGCAGAAGTCGCTGCGCGGTTTCGCCGTACGCAAGTCGCTGGAGCCCTCCTACACGCAGCTCGCCCTGAACGGCGAGTCCGGCCCCCTCTCCGACGACCGGGTCCGCCGCGCCATCGCCCGGACCCTGGACCGGCAGGAGCTCGCCGACGCGGTCCTGAAACCGCTCGGCCTGCCCGCGAAGCCCCCCGGCAGCCACCTGGCCCTCGCCGGGCAGCCCGGGTACAAGGACGGCAGCGGCGCCCTCGGCGAGCGGGACACCAAGGAGGCGCAGGCCCTGCTGGCCGACGCGGGATGGACCCCGGGCGGAGCTGTGCGCAGCACCGAGGACACCAAGGCGGGCAGCGAGGCCGAGAAGAAGGACGAGGAGAAGAAGGACGAGGAGAAGAAGGACGAGGAGAAGAAGCCGGCCGGGGAGAAGAGCGAGAAGGCGGCGGACGAGAAGGCCGAGGACGCGGAGAAGGACGACAAGGCCTCGCGCGAGGAGGGGGCGTACACCGTCGGCGACGACAAGCCGGGCAGCCGTTCCTCCGGCGGCTCCGAGGTCACCGCCCAGGACAAGCAGCCCGGCGGCGCCGCGGGCGCCTACGCCCCCGCGGGAACCGCGGCACCGGCCCCCGCCGCGGTCAAGGACCGCCTCGGCAAGGGCGGCAAGCCGCTGAGCCTCCGCTTCGTCCTGCCCTCGGGTCCGGGGTCGCAGTCGCTGCGTACCGTCGGGGAGAGGATCGTCGCGATGCTGGACTCGATCGGCATCAGCACGCAGGTCACCAAGGTCGCCGACGACAGCTACTTCAAGGACCACATCGCCTCCGGCGACTACGACCTGGCGCTGTACTCCTGGCCCGCCACCGCCTACCCGGCGACCGACGGGCGGCCGATCTTCGCCAAGCCGGAGCCCGCCACCGACGGCTCGCTGCTCGTCGCGCAGAACTACACGCGGGTCGGCTCGGACCACATCGACCAGCTCTTCGACCGGGCGGTCGCCGAACTCGACGCCAACGCGTCCAGGGACCTGCTGAAGCAGGCGGACGCACGGATCTGGGCCGCCGCGGGATCGATTCCGCTGTATCAGAGGCCACAGCTGGTCGCCGTCGACAAGAAGCTGGCGAACATCGGTGCCTTCGGCTTCGCGGCACCCCGCTACGAGGACATCGGATTCACCGGCCGCCAAGCGGCAGGTTCCCCCGCGAACGGTAAGAAGTAG
- a CDS encoding isochorismatase family protein codes for MTATVLDPRTALVVVDLQKGIVALPTAHPAEDVVANSAALADAFRAKGLPVLLVRVTGGAPGRTEGAARSGEPAADWAEIVPELGPRDGDVVVTKQQWGAFHGTALDLELRRRGITQVVLTGIATSIGVESTARAAHEHGYHVTIATDAVTDMDAGAHRNSLEKIFPRLAETDTSAAIAALLG; via the coding sequence ATGACCGCCACCGTCCTTGACCCCCGCACCGCACTCGTCGTCGTCGACCTGCAGAAGGGCATCGTTGCCCTCCCGACGGCCCACCCGGCCGAGGACGTCGTCGCGAACTCGGCGGCCCTGGCCGACGCCTTCCGCGCCAAGGGCCTCCCGGTCCTCCTGGTTCGCGTGACGGGCGGCGCACCCGGCCGTACCGAGGGCGCCGCCCGGTCCGGCGAGCCCGCCGCGGACTGGGCGGAGATCGTGCCCGAGCTCGGCCCGCGCGACGGCGACGTCGTCGTCACCAAGCAGCAGTGGGGCGCCTTCCACGGCACGGCGCTCGACCTCGAACTGCGCCGCCGCGGCATCACCCAGGTCGTGCTCACCGGCATCGCCACCAGCATCGGCGTCGAGTCCACCGCCCGTGCCGCCCACGAGCACGGCTACCACGTCACCATCGCCACCGACGCGGTCACCGACATGGACGCCGGAGCCCACCGCAACAGCCTGGAGAAGATCTTCCCGAGGCTCGCCGAGACCGACACCTCCGCGGCGATCGCCGCGCTCCTCGGCTGA